In Polaribacter sp. Hel_I_88, the following proteins share a genomic window:
- a CDS encoding enoyl-CoA hydratase/isomerase family protein — protein MTTSRKSGSLYTNIQNNIATIEFGHPASNSFPSDLLDRLTKELDAIAQNDSVSVIILKSEGEKAFCAGASFDELVAISNLEEGKQFFAGFANVINAMRTCGKLIIGRIQGKTVGGGVGLAAACDYVLATESASIKLSEFTIGIGPFVIEPAVKRKIGLAALSELTLDATNWQNAYWAKEKGLYARVFENIKELDKEVELFAEKLASYNPQALAAMKKVLWENTDDWESLLSERAKISGELVLSEFTKNALAKFSKK, from the coding sequence ATGACCACTTCAAGAAAAAGCGGAAGTTTATATACCAATATTCAAAATAATATTGCTACTATAGAGTTTGGGCATCCTGCAAGTAATTCCTTTCCAAGTGATTTATTAGACAGATTAACAAAAGAATTAGATGCAATTGCACAAAACGATTCAGTTTCTGTAATCATTTTAAAATCTGAAGGCGAAAAAGCATTTTGTGCTGGTGCTTCTTTTGATGAATTAGTCGCGATTTCAAATTTAGAAGAAGGGAAACAATTTTTTGCTGGTTTTGCCAATGTTATAAATGCCATGAGAACGTGTGGCAAATTAATTATTGGACGAATTCAAGGAAAAACAGTTGGTGGTGGAGTTGGTTTGGCTGCTGCTTGCGATTACGTTTTGGCAACTGAAAGTGCATCCATAAAATTATCGGAATTTACTATTGGTATTGGTCCTTTTGTAATTGAACCTGCAGTAAAACGAAAAATAGGGTTGGCAGCTTTGTCCGAATTAACCTTAGATGCCACAAATTGGCAAAATGCTTATTGGGCAAAAGAAAAAGGCTTGTATGCAAGAGTTTTTGAAAACATAAAAGAATTAGATAAAGAAGTTGAACTTTTTGCAGAAAAATTAGCTTCTTATAATCCACAAGCTTTAGCAGCAATGAAAAAAGTGCTGTGGGAAAATACAGATGATTGGGAGTCACTTTTATCGGAAAGAGCAAAAATTTCTGGAGAATTAGTTTTATCAGAATTTACAAAAAATGCGTTGGCTAAATTTTCAAAGAAATAA
- a CDS encoding MOSC domain-containing protein, translated as MKIIATNIGERREVHWKKKKVTTGIYKFPVDEPIFLDREEVKGDEISDRKYHGGINQAVYGYSLKHYEYFKNLHPNLEWSYGMFGENLTIDNIEETKIYVGDTFKVGETILEATLQRDPCFKLGIRFNDMKIVKQLWSTTKCGVYFKVLQTGFVKVGDKFEQIKSSPENATIAELLIQRKKEKAI; from the coding sequence ATGAAAATTATAGCAACTAATATTGGTGAACGTAGAGAAGTTCATTGGAAAAAGAAAAAAGTAACTACGGGTATTTATAAATTTCCAGTTGATGAACCTATTTTTTTGGATAGAGAAGAGGTAAAAGGAGATGAAATTTCCGACAGAAAATATCATGGAGGAATCAATCAGGCTGTTTACGGATATTCTTTAAAACATTATGAATATTTTAAAAACTTGCATCCTAATTTAGAGTGGAGTTATGGAATGTTTGGTGAAAACCTAACAATTGATAATATAGAAGAAACAAAAATTTATGTTGGTGATACTTTTAAAGTCGGTGAAACTATTTTAGAAGCAACACTTCAAAGAGACCCTTGTTTTAAATTAGGCATCCGTTTTAACGATATGAAAATTGTAAAACAACTTTGGAGCACCACAAAATGTGGCGTTTATTTTAAAGTTTTACAAACGGGTTTTGTAAAGGTAGGAGACAAGTTTGAGCAGATAAAAAGTAGCCCAGAAAATGCTACTATTGCAGAATTATTAATCCAAAGAAAAAAAGAAAAAGCAATTTAA
- the cyoE gene encoding heme o synthase, with the protein MNATVISETKTSMNTLLSDLKQLTKVGLSLSVVFSSIAGYLLGVEVVDYKILFLLALGGFFMVGASNAFNQIIEKDTDAIMQRTKNRPLPTGRMSVNFAMFVAVLFTVLGLSILYSINPKTALFGAVSIFLYTCAYTPLKSVTPLTVFVGAIPGAIPFMLGWVAATNQFGIEAGFLFMIQFFWQFPHFWAIGWLQDEEYKKAGFNMLPMNKKDKNAVKQIIFYTVIMIFVSVAPVLKVSGDFYIHPISAVLVALLGMYMLYFGFKLHKSETNIDARKLMLSSILYITLVPIIYVVDKFLH; encoded by the coding sequence ATGAATGCAACAGTAATTTCAGAGACAAAAACATCAATGAACACACTTTTATCAGATTTGAAACAGCTTACAAAAGTTGGGTTGTCTTTAAGTGTGGTGTTCTCTTCTATTGCTGGGTATTTATTAGGGGTTGAAGTTGTAGATTACAAAATACTTTTCTTATTAGCTTTAGGAGGTTTTTTTATGGTGGGTGCATCAAATGCATTTAATCAAATTATAGAAAAAGACACAGATGCTATTATGCAAAGAACAAAAAACAGACCTTTACCAACTGGAAGAATGTCTGTAAATTTTGCCATGTTTGTGGCTGTTTTATTTACAGTTTTAGGTTTATCTATACTGTACAGCATCAATCCAAAAACAGCATTGTTTGGAGCAGTTTCTATATTTTTATATACTTGTGCCTACACACCTTTAAAATCGGTAACACCACTAACTGTTTTTGTAGGTGCAATTCCAGGTGCAATTCCTTTTATGTTAGGTTGGGTTGCAGCTACTAATCAATTTGGTATAGAAGCAGGTTTTTTATTTATGATTCAGTTTTTTTGGCAATTCCCACACTTTTGGGCCATTGGTTGGTTGCAAGATGAAGAATATAAAAAGGCAGGGTTTAATATGTTGCCAATGAATAAAAAGGACAAAAATGCAGTAAAACAAATTATATTTTACACTGTTATTATGATTTTTGTTTCTGTAGCACCTGTTTTAAAAGTGTCTGGTGATTTTTATATACATCCAATATCTGCTGTACTTGTTGCTTTATTAGGAATGTACATGTTATATTTTGGTTTTAAATTACACAAATCTGAAACAAATATAGATGCAAGAAAGTTGATGTTATCTAGCATTTTGTATATTACACTAGTGCCAATTATATATGTAGTTGATAAATTTTTACATTAA
- a CDS encoding cytochrome c oxidase subunit 3 yields the protein MTNEQTLNQEYIVAKKKSAKPMLWVSMISMVMFFAGLTSAYVISMKREDWVAFDLPEAFYISTILIIASSITLMLSQRFLKQDKRQLSLIMVVVTLLLGIGFVWQQYVGFNQLKSIGLFFTGPESTVSTSFIIGISFMHVLHIIAGLVVLFVVIYNHFKYKYKSDDMLGFELGAIFWHFVDLLWIYLFLFFSFIK from the coding sequence ATGACAAACGAACAAACATTAAATCAAGAATATATTGTAGCCAAAAAAAAATCTGCAAAACCTATGTTATGGGTTTCTATGATTAGTATGGTTATGTTTTTTGCGGGCTTAACAAGCGCCTACGTTATAAGTATGAAACGTGAAGATTGGGTTGCTTTTGATTTGCCTGAAGCATTTTATATAAGCACAATTTTAATTATTGCAAGTAGTATTACACTTATGCTATCGCAAAGATTTTTAAAACAAGATAAAAGACAATTATCACTTATAATGGTAGTAGTTACTTTACTTTTAGGAATTGGTTTTGTTTGGCAACAATATGTTGGTTTTAATCAACTAAAAAGTATTGGATTATTTTTTACAGGACCAGAAAGCACAGTTTCAACATCGTTTATAATTGGTATTTCTTTTATGCACGTTCTGCACATTATTGCAGGTTTAGTTGTTCTTTTTGTTGTAATTTATAATCATTTTAAATACAAATACAAATCAGACGATATGCTTGGTTTTGAACTAGGTGCAATCTTCTGGCATTTTGTAGATTTATTATGGATTTATCTATTTTTGTTTTTCTCTTTTATAAAGTGA